In Nymphaea colorata isolate Beijing-Zhang1983 chromosome 10, ASM883128v2, whole genome shotgun sequence, the genomic stretch GCAATTTCTTGCGTAAAGCACCGCATTTGGggaaacaccaaaaaaaaagccTTAGTCCTTCATCAAAACAAGAAACGAAAcggtaaaagaaaaacatcagctcaaaaagtaaaaaacttaaATCAGGTAACAACCAAATTTCATTCGGTAACTGAAAAGGCCTCCAATTTGTAACCCAGAAGCTCACAATCCAACCAGACAAGGAGACGGTATCTTTTATAATTTGATATGTCTAAAGTGTTTATGCTTTAGAAGTAATTTccttgacctttttttttatttctttctgattttcttgacttcttttattttaaattgttttaatataaaattacaTACTTTAACTAACCTAATTTACAAACCATAGTAATTCCGATTCACCGAATCAATAAATTATTGGATTAGATTCAAAAACCATTTTTGACAACATTAGCATCAACAACAAATAGGTCAGCAGTTCACGGCCAAGGAAAAACTTTGCataatattttgaaactttagcTTCCTgtagaaaaaattggaaaaattaCCAGTAAAATTTAAGAATACAAGCTAAAAAAACACGTCATGTCGGTACTTGGCTGAGCACTCGCTATTCTGAAACTGTTTGGTCCACAAAATCGTGACAAATTCATGTCCTTAGCGAATGGCGACGTGCTTGACACTTCGGTTCCACTTCCATTCTCAGCCTTTTGCTATCGATACTCAATCTTGATTCAGTGCATTTATTACTATACATTACATAGGAAATTTATTCTTTAAGACTCTTCAACAGTTAAGATAAGAAATCACAACTTTAAAAGCATGGTCCGAACTTGTACAAAATTAGATCTACTCATGCACATGAATTGGTCCAAAAGTCAGGTGTTAAGCTTGGGACGAAAGCAATCATACAATAACCCCGAATGATCGGCGTTGCGCCAGTGTTGCTTTGCCTTCAATCCGATCCTCGCACCCCTTATTCATCCCCATTATGCAACAACACTTGCAAACCCATGGCGACTATACTATCTTAGGATAGGCATGCTGACTCCTCCAATTTTACATGACGGGAACCAAGTGTTCAAAATGTAACATAACATCATGTGTTAGATCGTGTGCAGATCAGTCACGGCAGTAACAACAGCAAGATGCCACGATAACAGAAAAGAACTGATCCTTACATCATTtattgaggaaaaaaataaagataagcagcttaaaatatatttgcaaggaagaagaaTTATGCAactaagaaaaacaagaaagaaaagataattACAAATACAGAGATACCTATTGGGTTAGAAGTTTGCCATCTATCTTCCCAGAAAGATACTTCATCCAGAAGGCCCAAATAATGACAGGAGAAAGCATGTGCTCCGAAACCCATTGGTGCATGATTGCACACGTGATCAAATGGGAGCACCAAGTTAGAATAGTCACTAACACTCAAGGCGGAGGAAAAATCTTTCACAATTTAAGGCCTGAATGAATCGCAACAACACCACCAACTAGATTTTCATACTCAACATTCTGAAACCCTGCATCTGCGATCATTTCTGCAAATTTTTCCTGTTGGCAGCAGACCAAGGGAATAAGGAATGAACATCAATGATCACTGAGATGAAATGCACAAGGATCAAAATATAATTCATGTGGCTACATGTCATCCATGAGAAGGTTGGCAACACGTGATGaaaccacaaaaaattgatatttcagGCTATTTATTTACCTGCGTAGGGAAACGTCTGATGCTTTCTACTAAATATTGATATGAATCCCGATCACCAGCAACAAGTTCTCCAACTTTTGGAATAATTGTGAATGAATATGTATCATATCTGCAACGTTGTCTAcatgtgagtgagagagagggaaagaaagaaagagagaggtaaTTGTAGGTTAACTGGTCTACTTGGTTCAGATAGCATTATGGATTCAAGAAAAGTAGATGAAATGCCAAAAACGctataaaaaggaagaaaaatcagaTGCATTCCGGAGAATTGTGAAGATGAGAAACTTACATCTGCTTAAAGATAGGCATCTTCACATGACTAAGCTCAAGGCAAAGGAATCTACCCCCTCGTCTCAACACCCTACAATTACAAAGAGGGCTTGCATCAGCTGAAAGGTCAGTTGCTTGTAAAAGTTTGTTAGGTTGCATATGCTATCACATGGTATATAGGAAAGCATGGAGAATAAAGAGCAAAAGGCAAAAGGTGCTTCATGAGGCAGATGAAAGAACAAGGAAGCTGCctactcaaattcaaatatCACCTGCTCCATTGGCCAGTTTTCCCCAAACAAGGATTAGAAAAATCTGGCCAACACCTAATATGAAACTATATATAACTCAGGAATTACAATCAAGATTATGAACAACATGAGTCATGATTGTCCCATCAAAACTTGAAGCTTTTGTAGTACaatgagggaaaaaaacaaCGTTGATATAATCCCATTTAATCATCATTGGATAAGTTCGAAGTTCCTAACAGCATTGCTTCCATCAATGTAAGCCAAACAAGAAACAGGAAAGCATCGCAAGAAATAAAATTGCAATGACATCAGAAGGCACTAATGCAGTTACTTTCTGTACCTATATGCTTCTGAAAGGGCCTTCTCTATGTGTGTCACATTCCTGATCCCAAATGCAATAGTATACGCATCCATTGAATCATCTTGAAAAGTCAAAGCTTCTGCATTGCCTTCCACCCATATAAGAGATCGAGATCCAGAAAGGCCTACGATTGCAATGAACCAGGAGAACACTTAGGAACCCAGATGATGATAAGCAGGAGTTAATAAATATGTTACATATCCAATGACCATTCAGAAGGTGAAGAAGCTTCATGTAACCTGACCCATAATCAGATGTCATATATCTGTTGACTTTTGCATGACATAATCATGCAAGAAGCACAATTcaatcttttccctttttgcttATGAAGCTAGAAAATTGAAATACCTGTTACTACACACGCCAATGATCTTACCAGCAGCTTTTCAACATTACTGTTGGATCCAACCATCCTCACATATAAAAGAGGAACAAGAAACTATTGAAGGAGTATTCGAGTTGCAACCCAGTACTTTCCcagtttgaaatatatatacacgcataaatatttatatatatatatatatatatatatatatatatatatatatatgtagagagagagagagagagaggaactgGTAGCTACCAGTCTCTGCATTTTGATGAGACAGAAATACCCCTCAAAAGGAGAAAGCTATATTTTAATGTACCCCTCAAAAGgaggaaacaaatgagtttccttaatGGAGATCTTTTGTTTTGCCTCTTTTGAGAGGTATTTCAGCCTCATCAAAATACAGCTTGGCTTGCATCAGATCTCCATAAAAGCAAAAGTCACAGACAATTCCATTAAGTTGGGTAGATAAGGGTTTGGTAACTACTGGTTTCTATatgtgtctctgtgtgtgtgtgtgtgtctactTGATTGTGCTTTACTAAAATGTATGGATAATATTTCCACGAGAACAGACTTGTGAATAATTAGTTCGGCTTTGCAGAATCAGTTTGGTACTTCCATTTAACTAATTTGGCAATTTCTTCACATTATTAAAGTTGacacctgaaaaaaaaaaaaggattatgCTGTTCGACTAATTTGGCAGTTTCTTTTCCTTCAGATGCTGTTTGTAAACAAGATCAGCTCAGCTTTAGATCTTTTTCACCAGCAACAAGAAAAAGTTTAAGTTTAAACACATGGATGTAGTGACACATATCGAAAtctaaagaaagaagaacattaGAATCTATTATGAAATTTGAGAATTCTTGCAAGTACAAGAACATTAGAATCTATTATGAAACTTGAGAATTCTTGCAAGTACCTCTCTCTGCAGCATGCTTTTTTCCAACATTCAACATTGCTGGGTTGATATCACAGACATATACCTCAGTCTCCCCTAGAGTCTCATCTGCTGAAACATCCAGTTCAGCTCTACGGGCAATGTTATTAGCAGCATCCAGTACTCTAAACGCAACATCACCTACAAAAAAATCTCTCTTATCATGTATGAAACTGAGATTGGCCCCTTTTTCCTTGTCATTGCTGGtgtcaaaacatcattttctaaaatttttattcattatAATTGAAATGCAAGAGGAGAACATGAATGCCAAAACAATTATGTAGTGtgcaaacaaacaacaaactGTATAAAGAAAGGACAATGTTTGTCAGACTGGCCATTTTCCATACCCAAAAAAACCtccatttataaaaaaataaacctaCAACCAAGAATGGAGCCAAGAAACTTTTTTCTTGGGGGTGGACGaactatattttattatttctcaaaatttctaCAGGGgccaaatgatatttttcaaaatgtttacaGGGGccaaataaattttctttttaatcataaCAGGTAGGGGGCATGGCCTCCGCCAGCTCCTCCCCTGGCTCCATCCCAGTTTACCACGGCCAAGGAAAAAGGAATTTGAAaaaccaaagaaggaaaaaaccaGAACATGCTGGCAGAAAAAATGCTGTTCAAGATGATTACCTGTTCCACCGGCCACATCAAGGTGTTTCATCCCAGGaaatggatttaatttggaaaccaacctgcaaaattttttcaaacataAGAACCTTAGAGATTTCTTATATCCAATTTATCATGGAAATATTAGTGACGAATTGTTACCCTAAAAATCACCAACCTGTCTTTCCACAATCTATGCAGCCCAACGCTCATGAGGTCATTCATAAGGTCATAATTAGATGCAACGCTAGTGAATACATTGCCAACCAATTCACCTTTCTCTTCCTCAGACACTTCCTTAAATcctataaaaaaataaaaaaagctatCAGCAATATAATACCGCCATAAAAAATAACTGGGACTATTCCTCATAATTTTGTTGTATCATATGCAATGAAATTTTTTACATGTCTGACGTGTGGAGCAGACAagttcttttttcatgttccaGACAAAAGcctattttctttctctgtcGCCGTCAGACAATAATAAACTATCTCTGGTTCTTCAGACTATAATAACAGAAATTCAAAAACACGTCCAACAAAAGGGAACCTTAAAATATTGATGCTTACAAAAAGCATGCAAACAAACTAGGAATGCTTGACTGGGCAGGTGAATGGAAGAAAATACGAAGATGAATATCAGAGGTCATATCCAAACTTCAACTTATTACAATATGAAAATAGATGGAAAAATAACATCATAATTTTTTAGAGTATTTTTTGTTATAGAAAAGCAAAATTGCAAGAAAGAATCCTCAGATAAAATATTTTGCACCAGCGTTGAGTTAAGAGTAtgcttcaaaagaaaattatcgGAAAAGCAAAATGGTGCTCTCGCCTTTCTCAACTTACTTGAATAAAAAATGGACACCATTCTGACTTTTAATCTTCGATTCCACAAATGAACATCAAAGCTCTTGTCGATGGAAAAACTATCAGGATGGCAAAAAACTAAAACTTCTCTGCACGTTCTATTTCTATTCAAGCCAACTAAAGTTATGGGATATGTTGAGCTTACATAGGATCTCATTTGTAACATCAATATTCTTCAGGTTTTCAAGCATGGAAGAAAGCAACTTTTCTAGTTTCTTGTAGATTCAAACAAGAGAAATCAAAGTATAGTAATGTACCAAATACTAGTACCAGCAAGCTACAACGTGCTAATTGTCTTCATTCGATAAGACCGACCATATAGCGAGTTCCATTTTCAATCCCAATGGCTTCTATATAATCTGCAGGCATTGTATTTCTAAGGCCATTTTCCCTATATGGCTCCTTTGTTTCACAATCTGTTCGAATGTACTGACAACTTTGATCCACACGACATAAAACGCCAACATTAATTTCACCAGAACAGCTAAGTGTCGAGAATGACCTCTTCGAGGCACAAAGAAAAACCATACCCCCATTGGCCCCAATTTGCCAAAGAATTTCACCCCATAAGAAATAACATAAAACCTTTATCTTCGCAAAATGAAACCATAATTGCGGAAATAGACCCTAGATCGCCTTGTAAGAGGAATCCTCGCATCCCaatcaataacaaaaaattcaaaatcggCAACAGATCGACTGATCGAGagcaagagcaagagagaaagacataCCGAAGCTCGTGGCGTGagaatggagagaggaagaagaggaagagagaacgGAGCGAAGCAAGTTGCCTCTGCTACGCCACGCGCTCCTCAGCGCCATCTCTCCCGCAGACCAGAACTGCCGCACGGTTCAAGCAGTGAAGCCGCTAGCAGTCGCCGCTTTGGGGAGGGGAAAGCAGTCAGGATATCCCCTTTTATAGTTGGCCCAAGCGGTGCTTCTCGGCGCTCCCGTCAAGCTTTCCCGGGAGCGGGAAAGCCGGGAACTGGTTGAACGCGAGCCCGCGATCACTCTTTACCGCATCTGTGTCCAAGAGGGCTAACTAATCTTATGGCTACATAACTAAGACAGGTCGCTTAACTGACAGACTGTGGCCCAATTATAAATCTTATAAACACCTTCCTGGATTTATGAACTTATAAGTCATTGATGTATGAACATATGAGCTcgacaagaaaaaataaagttagTAAATTGTATAAACGAGTTTTGCCTTTTATTTCTGATGTGACAACCAAATCCAACTCGACTTTAAATTAATTCGATTGATTTATATGCGATCCATTTACAACTCAAGACCATTCACATACGTATACGAGGCAAGTTTTCTCTcaacatttttttgtattatatttTCATACACAACTCATGGCAGTGTTAGCAATTTTGAGCTGACGGACACTATTTTGAAGTTCTTCATATTTGAAGCGTATGAATAAGCAAATAGTTTAGTTGAAGACATCcacatgaaaataaacaaaaattggTGGCCTAGTGTGGGCAACGGACATACCAGCTCTAGGAAAGTAATATCCTTTTGTGTCTGAGACAAACTCGTATCTTAGTTTCTTGTTTCGAAGTACATGTTCTTTCACgttaattaatttttaaggcaaattcatgaaacaattacatAATATTGTTCTGATAAacatattattgaaaaaacttATCAATATAAATCAGGCATGGTATAAGGGAAAGGAGAATAGGCAGCGGCGAAAGGAAAGGGGGGCCTGCCcacctaaaaagaaaattatatataaattttaaaattttttgtttatattataatttttttttaaaatgatattttgacatgtatcaaaatttaaaaactttatttggGTCCTCcatatatcataaaaaaaaaaatctggctctGCTGCTAAGAGTAAAGTCAAAACTTTAATTTAAAGTTGcacaataaaatgaaatacaataaGAGATACCAAGAAAGTTAGCCAAACCAAACCTTTTTGGATCTTTGTTTGGTTCGTGCAGTCGCGTGGTTCATTGACGACAAAGAAGTCGTTGAGAAACGAGTGCACGCCTACAAGTCAAGAGtcaatggaatttttttttttaaaaaaaaaaaaaaactcagtaGGTGAGAGAAAGAAGCAAACGGGAAATTGAGATGGTGCAAAATTTTGTTATGTAATGTCACCAGAGGATCATTCAAATATGCAATTCAATAAATAATAAAGTTTACGTGGTTCTCAAAACGAGATAAAAGCAGCATAAAACGTTGGTTTATAAGCTAAGAGGGTTTAGCAAATCAACCGTTCGAGTTATTAGAAAACTTAGGGGTTTAACGAATAATGCAGTTTTCTTATGTAAATCAATGTGTTTTCGGGCATAATGATTAAATTCGTGAACTTGGTTATCACTTGGCATATGCATTTACTTTTGATGatgttattattttgtttttttcttcttattttcaaactCCATATAAGATAAAAGTAGGTAAacgtaaatatttttttatcaagagAATAAATATTTTGAGGGATTTTAAGACATTtatagagaaaaatcataagCACGCTTTAAtgacatattaaaaaaaactggtttCATAAAAGCtattcctcaaaaaaaaaaaaatgtttgggtAATAGAACCAAAACATAGGTCAAGTCATTTAGTTTCACTAAAGTTGAGTcttaaaaaaactcaaatttttaatataatttaaaggactttttagaaacaaaattggTCAGTCTTGGCCCCAATATAGGCAACGGCAGTTTGCTTGGTAGGTGAATTAAAAAAAgcaggaagaagagaagaaaaagagaacaggGTGTGGTCGGTGGATGTGAACAAAGGAATTTAAATTGGTTTGGATTCTGATTCATATTCGACGGATTTAAGAtccatttgatttgaatcatCATTTTCTTGATATTGCATATTGCTAatgaaaaatcaccaaaatacATGGaaccttccttttttctttttttttttttaggggctcATATAAACCTCACATTGGCCTAATAATGATCTCACATCTTCTTAGAGAGATGGATGATAACACCAATTAGCAGTAAAAATgcaatttaaaagaaatttgGGAGATGACTGGATCTGATTTGGAACACAATAGGACCCGAATCATGATGGGATCCGATCCACTTTCACAAGAGACGGTTTCCCAGTCTCTGGAAAACCCTAGAAGGACGTTTTGGTAAATTGACACAGAGAAGCCCCAGAGCGAGCTTGACCCGCTGCCCGGATTTCCTCCTCCCCAAGACATTTCAAACTCTGCTGCCGCCTTCTAGTTCTCCCCTCatttctcgctctctctctctctttctctctctctcagacgAAGATATAATCTGGAACTTCCACGTTTTTCTCAGACCTTTCCTCTTCGTTACACTACGAACACTTCATCgtctcttttcttgttcttgttgctgttcttcttcttcttcttctttttctttttgtgatattctttttcctctcctcctcctcctcctcctcctccttcttggtCTTTGGCGTCCTAGTTAGAGGCGCATATAACCTCAGAGACGTTTAGTGAGGCGATTTCCCTTTTGCTTCCCGCCTTCCCCACGTTCGTCTTGCCGGAAGGAAAGACTGACGACGTAAAAATGCCTACGTTCAGCACTATTGCGCTGGAGAATCTGCTCGAGCCGGACGTCACTCGGCCTACCAAACAGAAAGACTTGAAGCCCATGTTCCAAATTCGGCGGCAGCCAGAAAAGGAAACGCAGAAGAGCGCGGGTTATCGTGTGAAGAGGCCACAGCACGTGTACTTCTGCCCCGCCCTCTATACCACGCCTGAGCCCACCCCGATTCCTGACCCGCCCTCTTCCTTCTCGCCATCCCCCTACGTGATCAACTACAAGCGGCGGGAACCCCTTCCACAGAAGACCGATGGTCCGGTGGCCGGATTAGGTGGGCCGGTGGGTTCTGAAAAGAACGCGGTGTTTGGGGACGTGGGAGATCTAGGTGCTGGTTCGATGACGGAGGATGATGGTTCAGAGGCCCGGAAGAGGAATGATGATGGTGGTGAGAGTGCGGTTGAATTGGACAGAAATGTTGAGATTGGTGTAGAGGAGGGGTTTGTGATAGACGATCTGCCGGCTGCCCGTGAGGAGGATCCCTTAGGGGGGAGGGTTGATGCAGAAAATGAATGTGCGCATTCTCCTTTAGTTTGCCAGACCGAGTTCTTTGATGCCAACGatggtaatctctctctctccctctctcgtctGACAAGAATTTCGCGATTATGTTTTTTGGATTTGTTGATTAAGTATGTTTAACAAAATGGAATTTGATAACTGGTTCTTTGGGTGATTGTTTGCTGAAAATAGTTAGTCGTGCTAATTTGACGAAAATGCAAAGACATGGAAGTCCTTTTTTATCATGTTATTTCAGTTAGTTATTTATTGAAATAGTTAGTTGTGCTAATCCGGTGGAAATATGAAGACATGGAATTGTTTTTTATCATGGGTTTTTAGGTAATTACTTATTGAAAATAGTTCATTACCCTAATAAGGTGGAAAAGGTGGAAGTATTTCGTTTGCTTGGTTATGTCTCCTAATTACTAACTGACTGATTAGATTGCATATTATTTTTAAGAACCCCTATTCTCTCTGGCGACTAGCTGGTtcacatttctttcttttcttcatctccaTATGTTACTTGCATTTGCCTATGCTGCGTAGAAATCTTGCGCAGCGGAATTTCGTTGATATGTTAAATCTCGTGCCTATGGTCCTCATTTCGAAGAAAGTGcctgttttgattttttttttttttaattgggcAACTCAAGATGGGACCCCATACAGCGGCTGTAAAAGCTGCCCTATGCAGCGGAAACCTCGGTGAGATTAATTTTGGGGTAAACTAGAAGTTTTATTTCTAGAAACCCTATGGAAAAATTACATCCACATACAAtaggaaaagtaaaaataaaaatcggTATAGAGTCTCCAACGCTGTGCCACCAATATGTGCCACGAAGAATGAAATACTTGATATTTAATAGACTTTATGGGGTCAGGACGAGGAGTATGCTTGTGCATATTTACAATATGTTGCTTAAGGAGTACTGACTCGTTGGGATGTTAATCACCTGAATATAACTGCACCCTCGAAGCTGCTGCAAT encodes the following:
- the LOC116261944 gene encoding 2-methoxy-6-polyprenyl-1,4-benzoquinol methylase, mitochondrial — its product is MALRSAWRSRGNLLRSVLSSSSSSLHSHATSFGFKEVSEEEKGELVGNVFTSVASNYDLMNDLMSVGLHRLWKDRLVSKLNPFPGMKHLDVAGGTGDVAFRVLDAANNIARRAELDVSADETLGETEVYVCDINPAMLNVGKKHAAERGLSGSRSLIWVEGNAEALTFQDDSMDAYTIAFGIRNVTHIEKALSEAYRVLRRGGRFLCLELSHVKMPIFKQIYDTYSFTIIPKVGELVAGDRDSYQYLVESIRRFPTQEKFAEMIADAGFQNVEYENLVGGVVAIHSGLKL